The Vallitalea longa genome includes a window with the following:
- a CDS encoding phosphate butyryltransferase, translated as MVCKFEDIIKLAKTKEPKVLSVAVAQDIDVLNSIKIAVNEGIIKPILIGDRDQIIEISGQIDFDVSNIEIVNVLDKIEACNAAVKKVTDGEADMVMKGIVDTAIILKAVLNKEANLRTGRVLSHVGVMDIPTYDRLLLVSDAAMNIVPDLMTKKQIIDNSVIVARSIGINEPKVAILCAKEKVNPKMQATVDAKELQDMNQRGEIKNCIVGGPLALDNAVSLEAAKHKKIDNPVAGNADVLIVPSIDAGNVLYKSIVFLANAKAAGVIVGAKVPIVVTSRADTEISKINSIALAMLMSQDN; from the coding sequence ATGGTTTGCAAATTTGAAGATATTATTAAATTAGCTAAAACAAAAGAACCTAAGGTTCTTTCGGTTGCAGTAGCTCAAGATATAGATGTATTGAATTCAATAAAGATAGCTGTTAATGAGGGAATAATTAAACCGATTTTAATAGGTGATAGAGATCAGATTATTGAAATAAGTGGTCAAATAGATTTTGATGTCAGCAATATTGAAATCGTTAATGTTCTAGATAAAATTGAAGCTTGTAATGCGGCAGTTAAAAAAGTAACTGATGGTGAAGCTGATATGGTGATGAAAGGTATCGTTGATACAGCGATTATCTTAAAAGCTGTATTGAACAAAGAAGCTAATCTTAGAACTGGAAGAGTACTTAGCCATGTAGGAGTTATGGATATACCGACATACGATAGACTGTTGCTTGTATCCGATGCAGCGATGAATATTGTTCCAGATTTAATGACTAAAAAGCAGATAATTGATAATTCGGTTATTGTTGCTAGAAGTATTGGTATTAACGAACCTAAGGTAGCGATATTGTGTGCTAAAGAAAAGGTCAATCCTAAAATGCAAGCTACTGTAGATGCAAAGGAATTACAAGATATGAATCAAAGAGGTGAAATAAAAAATTGTATAGTTGGCGGACCATTAGCTCTAGATAATGCAGTATCACTGGAAGCCGCAAAGCATAAAAAAATAGATAATCCTGTTGCTGGTAATGCAGATGTATTAATAGTACCTTCTATTGATGCAGGTAATGTTCTATACAAATCTATAGTTTTTTTAGCAAATGCTAAAGCTGCAGGTGTTATTGTAGGTGCTAAAGTACCTATTGTAGTTACCTCTAGGGCGGATACAGAGATATCTAAGATTAATTCAATAGCTCTAGCAATGTTAATGTCACAAGATAATTAA
- the buk gene encoding butyrate kinase, whose protein sequence is MESKFRILVINPGSTSTKIAIYDNEEQLFEETLRHSTKELEVFDTILEQYTFRKEAIIKALQQRNIELSSLSGIVGRGGILEPIEGGTYILEDNLVNALRDWAIKKGHACNLAGLIANDLVKELGINAYMVDPPCVDELADVARITGLEGTTRTSMFHALNQKAVARRAAKKLGKRYEDCNFIIAHVGGGISVGAHKNGRVIDVNNALDGDGPFSPERAGEIPTSELVELCFSGEYTKQQIKKMLTGKGGIVSYLGINDMRIVEDMMDKGDKKASIIYDAMVYQVAKAIGAMSTVLMGEYDQIILTGGIAYSKLFSKKLKERVDFLGDFVVFPGEDELIALAEGGLRILRNEEKAKIYQ, encoded by the coding sequence ATGGAAAGTAAATTCAGGATTTTAGTAATAAATCCAGGTTCTACTTCAACTAAAATAGCGATATATGACAATGAAGAGCAATTGTTTGAAGAAACATTACGGCATTCTACTAAGGAACTTGAAGTATTTGATACAATACTAGAACAGTATACATTTCGTAAAGAAGCAATAATTAAGGCTTTACAGCAAAGAAATATTGAATTATCTAGTCTAAGTGGTATTGTAGGTAGAGGAGGTATTCTGGAGCCGATAGAAGGTGGTACATATATTCTAGAAGATAATTTAGTTAATGCATTAAGGGACTGGGCTATCAAAAAAGGTCATGCATGCAATTTAGCTGGTCTTATTGCTAATGATTTAGTAAAAGAATTAGGTATTAATGCATATATGGTTGACCCCCCATGTGTTGATGAATTAGCAGATGTTGCAAGAATTACCGGGCTTGAAGGTACTACAAGAACTAGTATGTTTCATGCTCTGAATCAAAAAGCAGTGGCAAGGAGAGCAGCTAAAAAACTAGGAAAAAGATATGAGGATTGTAATTTTATTATTGCTCATGTAGGTGGAGGTATATCTGTTGGGGCACATAAGAATGGACGAGTAATCGATGTCAATAATGCTCTAGATGGTGATGGTCCTTTTTCTCCAGAAAGAGCAGGTGAAATTCCTACAAGTGAGTTAGTGGAGTTATGTTTTTCTGGTGAATATACAAAACAACAAATCAAAAAAATGTTAACCGGAAAAGGTGGTATCGTTAGTTATCTTGGAATTAATGATATGAGGATTGTTGAAGATATGATGGATAAAGGTGATAAAAAAGCATCTATTATATATGATGCTATGGTTTATCAGGTAGCAAAAGCTATAGGAGCAATGTCTACAGTGTTGATGGGAGAATATGACCAAATAATATTAACTGGTGGAATTGCTTATTCAAAATTGTTCAGTAAAAAATTAAAAGAAAGAGTTGATTTTTTAGGTGACTTCGTTGTATTTCCAGGAGAAGATGAATTAATAGCGTTAGCAGAAGGCGGCCTTCGCATACTTAGGAACGAAGAAAAAGCAAAAATTTATCAATAA
- a CDS encoding helix-turn-helix domain-containing protein, with translation MNTKFEIIKHSGNLPFSIFLHESKLVYPMNWHKEIEILFVLKGTIRVKIRDISYIVHQDNIILINSYEMHEITPLEEDIIILVFQLDPYFYQKYYQGFTEIIFHMNSTMLNKDANTYNTIKENLVIMMWYRLNKENTYQIKLLKQSLALVELLLRNFKKAIVDDRNHNDRSQQRLISIIENINKNYNKKLTLSHIADQEYISIHYLSKFFKNRVGIGFNKYLNLFRLNKSMNDLLNTNKMIIDIALEHGFSSVKAYTKIFKETYKETPSSFRKKYLSDISPKKKNTSCTINSRAILHNYMQLLAKDFLSGNLNQVYYLNINMLNKSSHIYNKENILHINFSNNYMNTILKENLTNITKDMKIDYIRFEDVLDKKMNIFNDDKSLNWFNIDIILEFLMSINVKPFIKLSYNEKYYTVKQWHTIVIKFINHCIEKYSIYNVCNWKFEISCKSSYYDKFVNLYNNVIKKIVSTYEQLQLGILINLNKYFTSDNIVNNYDFSQLEFVTIEINDKFYWKNTQTINDIVEWLKNKHINTYIHQSRNTNELYDTCFISSYFIHHYFDTYKNANLIVSLIDPMTNSKMFNGKDSLLTFNGLKKPIFNTYFLLNKIKGDIIDRGDYYIVVKNHDRYYILLYYYDKEIGNMFNYSTDTISYNSFSKQTASSISTIVYLNLKLCKGEYKIRTYLLNEENGCIFTEWLNMGSPIELDKEDLEFLKSKGNMRISVNNVKINESLHLESSIKLNETRLIEVIKK, from the coding sequence ATGAATACTAAATTTGAAATTATAAAGCATAGTGGCAATCTCCCATTCAGTATTTTTTTACATGAAAGCAAACTAGTCTATCCTATGAATTGGCACAAGGAAATTGAAATTTTATTTGTATTAAAAGGTACTATAAGAGTTAAGATAAGAGATATCAGTTACATAGTTCATCAAGATAATATCATTTTAATAAATAGTTATGAAATGCATGAAATAACACCTCTTGAAGAAGACATAATAATTCTTGTATTTCAACTTGACCCTTACTTCTATCAGAAATATTATCAAGGATTTACCGAAATCATTTTTCATATGAACTCCACTATGCTTAACAAAGACGCCAATACATACAATACAATAAAAGAAAATCTAGTCATTATGATGTGGTATAGATTAAATAAAGAAAATACATATCAGATAAAACTCCTAAAACAGTCTTTAGCTTTAGTTGAACTACTACTTAGAAATTTCAAAAAAGCCATAGTTGATGATAGAAATCACAATGACCGTTCACAACAACGTTTAATTTCTATAATTGAAAACATAAATAAAAATTATAACAAAAAACTTACTTTATCACATATTGCAGATCAAGAATATATAAGTATACACTACCTTTCTAAATTTTTTAAAAATAGAGTTGGAATTGGTTTTAATAAATATCTAAACCTTTTTAGGCTTAATAAATCTATGAACGATTTACTCAATACTAACAAGATGATTATAGACATTGCACTAGAACATGGTTTCTCAAGCGTTAAAGCTTATACTAAAATATTTAAAGAAACATATAAAGAAACTCCCAGTTCATTCAGGAAAAAATATCTTTCTGATATTTCTCCAAAGAAAAAAAATACTTCATGTACAATTAATAGTAGAGCTATTTTGCATAATTATATGCAACTTCTGGCAAAAGATTTCTTATCTGGAAATCTGAACCAGGTATATTACCTAAACATTAATATGCTTAATAAATCATCACATATTTATAATAAAGAAAACATACTTCATATAAATTTTTCTAACAATTACATGAATACTATCTTAAAAGAAAACCTTACAAATATTACAAAAGACATGAAGATTGATTATATAAGATTTGAAGATGTTTTAGATAAGAAAATGAATATATTCAATGATGATAAAAGCCTTAACTGGTTTAATATTGACATTATACTTGAATTTCTAATGAGCATAAACGTTAAACCTTTTATAAAATTATCGTACAATGAAAAATATTATACTGTAAAACAGTGGCATACTATAGTTATCAAATTCATTAATCATTGTATCGAAAAATACAGCATTTACAACGTCTGTAATTGGAAATTTGAAATCAGTTGCAAATCTTCTTATTATGATAAATTTGTTAATCTCTATAACAATGTCATAAAAAAAATCGTTAGTACATATGAGCAACTCCAATTAGGTATCTTGATAAATCTTAATAAATATTTTACTTCAGATAATATAGTCAATAATTATGACTTCTCCCAACTTGAATTTGTAACTATTGAAATCAACGATAAATTCTATTGGAAAAATACTCAAACTATCAATGATATAGTTGAATGGTTAAAAAACAAACATATAAATACATATATCCATCAAAGCAGAAATACTAATGAGTTATATGACACTTGTTTTATATCAAGTTATTTCATACATCATTATTTTGATACTTATAAAAATGCAAATCTCATAGTATCTCTTATTGACCCTATGACTAATTCCAAAATGTTCAATGGAAAGGACAGCTTATTAACTTTTAACGGATTAAAAAAACCAATCTTCAACACATACTTTCTATTGAATAAAATAAAAGGTGACATTATAGACAGAGGTGATTATTACATAGTTGTAAAAAATCATGACAGATACTATATTCTATTGTATTACTATGATAAAGAAATCGGTAATATGTTTAATTACAGTACTGATACCATAAGTTATAATTCTTTTTCGAAACAAACAGCTAGTAGCATCTCAACTATTGTGTACCTTAATCTAAAATTATGTAAAGGAGAATATAAGATCAGGACTTATCTATTAAATGAAGAAAACGGATGCATCTTTACTGAATGGCTGAATATGGGATCTCCTATAGAACTAGATAAAGAAGATCTAGAATTTCTTAAAAGCAAAGGAAATATGAGGATTAGTGTTAATAATGTGAAAATTAATGAATCCTTGCATCTAGAAAGTTCAATAAAGCTTAATGAAACAAGATTAATTGAAGTCATTAAAAAGTAA
- a CDS encoding D-alanyl-D-alanine carboxypeptidase family protein, with product MKKSLVCYLLSLVLLLSCSFNVMVFAEDEPATDNKLEITAKSAILIEPTTGKILYEKNAHEKLRPASITKIMTLLLMYEALENGKIGWEDEVVVSEHASSFGGSTVFLETNEVQPVKELAKGIAVASGNDAAVAMAEYVAGTEGEFVNMMNAKAKELGMNDTNFANACGLDADGHLTSAYDVAVMSKELITKYPQVYDLTNIWMDTIKHQRKDGEEISELTSTNKLLKMYEYATGLKTGSTSLAKYCLSGTANKDGLDLIAVVMATPDHKKRFSEVREMLNYGFANCKMFKDTIKDKALSNIPVKKGTLENIDCVGAKDFNCVLDSKEQQEVTNEIQVPEFVEAPIAKGDKVGEIIYRCGDKEVGRVDLLAKDEVPKATLGFYVGKIFGMFFR from the coding sequence ATGAAGAAAAGTTTAGTATGTTATTTACTTTCTCTAGTTTTATTATTAAGCTGTTCTTTTAATGTAATGGTTTTTGCTGAGGATGAACCAGCAACTGATAACAAATTAGAGATAACAGCTAAATCAGCAATATTAATAGAACCAACAACAGGAAAAATATTATATGAAAAAAATGCCCATGAAAAATTAAGACCAGCAAGTATAACAAAAATAATGACACTACTATTAATGTATGAAGCTCTAGAAAATGGTAAAATAGGATGGGAAGATGAAGTAGTTGTAAGTGAGCATGCTTCAAGCTTTGGCGGTTCCACAGTATTTCTGGAAACTAATGAAGTTCAGCCTGTAAAAGAATTGGCAAAAGGAATTGCAGTAGCTTCTGGTAATGATGCGGCTGTAGCTATGGCAGAGTATGTAGCTGGAACAGAAGGCGAATTTGTTAATATGATGAATGCTAAAGCTAAGGAATTAGGTATGAATGATACTAATTTCGCTAATGCATGTGGACTTGATGCTGATGGACATTTAACTAGTGCTTATGATGTTGCAGTTATGTCAAAAGAGTTAATAACAAAATATCCTCAAGTATACGATTTGACCAATATTTGGATGGATACAATAAAACACCAAAGAAAAGATGGTGAAGAAATCAGTGAATTGACAAGTACTAATAAATTGTTGAAAATGTATGAATATGCAACAGGATTAAAGACAGGTTCAACAAGTCTTGCTAAGTATTGTCTTTCAGGAACTGCTAATAAAGATGGTTTAGATTTAATAGCTGTAGTTATGGCAACTCCTGACCATAAAAAACGTTTTTCAGAAGTCAGAGAAATGTTAAATTATGGTTTTGCTAATTGTAAAATGTTCAAAGATACAATTAAAGATAAAGCACTTTCCAATATTCCAGTTAAGAAAGGTACATTAGAAAATATAGATTGTGTTGGTGCTAAAGATTTTAATTGCGTACTTGATAGTAAAGAACAACAAGAAGTGACTAATGAAATACAAGTACCAGAATTCGTTGAAGCACCTATAGCAAAAGGTGATAAAGTAGGGGAAATCATATATAGATGTGGTGATAAAGAAGTAGGAAGAGTTGATTTACTAGCAAAGGATGAAGTACCCAAAGCTACATTAGGATTTTATGTAGGTAAGATTTTTGGAATGTTCTTTCGCTAA
- a CDS encoding pyrimidine-nucleoside phosphorylase, whose protein sequence is MRMYDLIEKKKLGMVLSNDEINYFIKDYTEGMIPDYQVSALLMAIYFMGMNEEETLALTLAMAKSGDMLDLSKINGIKVDKHSTGGVGDKTTLVIAPMVAALGIPVAKMSGRGLGHTGGTIDKLESFDGFSTKVDKEIFIKNVNNIKIAIAGQTANLAPADKKLYALRDVTATVDNISLIASSIMSKKIASGSNAIVLDVKTGSGAFMKKEEDSFKLAEEMVKIGNGLDRDTTAIISDMDQPLGNAVGNSLEVIEAIETLKGNGPEDLMDLCLTLGSHMVKAAGKAETAEEGRKLLEETIVKGTALEKLKELVDAQGGNKLFVDDTDMFRKTKIIQPVKTNDSGYISHIEADEIGIASMILGGGRETKDSIIDFSVGIVIDKKVGAKVSKGDVLAYIHGNDQEKIKIAEEKVLSAYEFTEEKPKERKFIKGIITKHGIITI, encoded by the coding sequence ATGAGAATGTATGATTTAATAGAAAAAAAGAAATTAGGTATGGTACTTTCAAATGATGAAATAAATTACTTTATTAAAGATTATACTGAAGGAATGATACCTGACTACCAAGTTTCTGCATTATTGATGGCGATATATTTTATGGGAATGAATGAGGAAGAGACTTTGGCATTAACATTAGCTATGGCTAAGAGTGGTGATATGTTAGATTTATCTAAGATAAATGGAATAAAAGTTGATAAACACAGCACGGGTGGTGTAGGAGACAAAACTACTTTAGTTATAGCACCAATGGTAGCGGCATTAGGAATTCCAGTAGCTAAGATGTCTGGTAGAGGTCTAGGTCATACAGGAGGAACAATCGATAAACTAGAATCATTTGACGGATTTAGTACAAAAGTAGATAAAGAGATATTTATAAAAAATGTAAATAACATAAAAATTGCTATAGCAGGTCAAACTGCTAATCTAGCACCAGCTGATAAGAAACTATATGCTCTTAGAGATGTAACTGCAACAGTCGATAATATATCTTTGATTGCAAGTAGCATAATGAGTAAAAAGATTGCATCTGGTTCTAATGCTATCGTACTTGATGTAAAGACAGGTAGCGGTGCATTCATGAAGAAAGAAGAAGATTCTTTTAAACTTGCTGAAGAAATGGTGAAAATCGGTAATGGGCTTGATAGAGACACAACTGCTATAATATCTGATATGGATCAACCATTAGGAAACGCAGTTGGTAATAGTCTGGAAGTTATTGAAGCCATAGAAACATTAAAAGGAAATGGACCAGAAGATTTAATGGATTTATGTTTAACTCTAGGAAGCCATATGGTAAAAGCTGCTGGAAAAGCTGAGACAGCGGAGGAAGGTAGAAAATTACTAGAAGAGACAATAGTCAAAGGTACTGCTTTAGAAAAATTGAAAGAACTAGTAGATGCCCAAGGAGGAAATAAACTATTTGTTGATGACACAGATATGTTCCGAAAAACAAAAATAATTCAACCAGTTAAAACAAATGATAGTGGATATATTAGTCATATTGAAGCTGACGAAATAGGAATTGCCTCAATGATTCTTGGTGGTGGACGTGAAACAAAAGATAGTATTATCGATTTTAGCGTTGGTATAGTTATTGATAAAAAGGTTGGTGCAAAAGTATCAAAAGGTGATGTATTAGCTTATATACATGGAAACGATCAAGAAAAGATTAAAATAGCTGAAGAAAAAGTTTTATCAGCTTATGAGTTTACAGAAGAAAAACCAAAAGAGAGGAAGTTTATTAAGGGAATAATTACCAAACATGGAATAATTACCATCTAG
- a CDS encoding phosphopentomutase yields MIDRIIWIILDSVGMGELPDADKFGDVGSNTIGNIAKELKLDLPNMRKLGLANIEGMVNLEKVKNPEGVYGRIGEISNGKDTTIGHWEMVGIYSPIAFPTYPDGFPKEITDRFEEYVGKKILGNKPASGTAILEELGKEHMETGRPIVYTSADSVFQIAAHEEIIPLDKLYDMCREARKILSNEHAVARVIARPFLGEPGSFYRTANRRDFSLVPPKDTLLDILKENGKDVIGVGKIEDIFSGKGITEAIHTKDNMDGVDKTIEYMNKDNKGLIFTNLVEFDSKWGHRNNVKGYAQGLEDFDARLPEIIKNMKDTDVLMINADHGCDPTTPSTDHSREYVPFLAYGKELKNNMDLKTRKTFSDIGQTIAQILGVEQLEIGESFLDDIKGK; encoded by the coding sequence ATGATTGACAGAATAATATGGATAATTTTAGACAGCGTAGGTATGGGTGAATTGCCAGATGCAGACAAATTTGGTGACGTAGGGAGTAATACCATAGGTAATATTGCAAAAGAGTTGAAATTGGATCTACCTAATATGAGGAAACTTGGTTTGGCTAACATAGAAGGAATGGTCAATTTAGAGAAAGTTAAAAATCCAGAAGGTGTTTACGGTAGAATAGGTGAAATATCTAACGGAAAAGATACTACTATCGGTCATTGGGAAATGGTAGGAATATATTCTCCTATAGCATTTCCAACTTATCCTGATGGATTTCCAAAAGAAATAACTGATAGGTTTGAAGAATATGTTGGCAAGAAAATATTAGGTAATAAACCTGCATCAGGAACTGCTATTCTAGAAGAGTTAGGAAAAGAACATATGGAAACAGGTAGACCTATAGTCTATACTTCAGCAGACAGTGTTTTCCAAATTGCAGCACATGAAGAAATAATACCACTAGATAAACTGTATGATATGTGTAGGGAAGCTAGAAAAATATTATCTAATGAACATGCAGTAGCAAGAGTTATTGCAAGACCATTTTTAGGAGAACCGGGATCATTTTATAGAACTGCTAACAGAAGAGATTTCTCATTAGTACCACCAAAAGATACTTTATTGGATATCTTGAAAGAAAATGGTAAAGATGTTATTGGTGTTGGAAAAATAGAAGACATTTTTTCTGGAAAAGGCATAACAGAAGCTATTCATACAAAAGACAATATGGATGGAGTAGACAAGACTATCGAATATATGAACAAAGATAATAAAGGATTGATATTCACTAATTTAGTAGAATTTGATTCTAAATGGGGACATAGAAATAATGTTAAGGGATATGCACAAGGTTTAGAAGATTTTGATGCTAGATTACCAGAGATTATTAAAAATATGAAAGATACAGATGTACTTATGATAAATGCGGATCATGGTTGTGATCCTACAACACCAAGTACAGATCATTCAAGAGAATATGTACCTTTCTTAGCTTATGGAAAAGAACTCAAGAACAATATGGACTTAAAGACTCGTAAGACATTTTCTGATATTGGGCAAACAATAGCGCAGATATTGGGAGTTGAACAACTTGAAATAGGAGAAAGTTTTTTGGATGATATTAAAGGAAAGTAA
- a CDS encoding NADH peroxidase, whose translation MKKFICTICGYVHEGDSAPEKCPQCNAPASKFVEQTDTEMTWADEHRIGVAKDVDPEILEGLKMNFTGECTEVGMYLAMARQADREGYPEVAEAYKRIAWEEAEHAAKFAELLGEVVTDDTKTNLKMRVDAEHGACAGKKEIATKAKKLGYDAIHDTVHEMCKDEARHGMAFKGLLNRYFG comes from the coding sequence ATGAAAAAATTTATTTGTACAATATGTGGTTATGTTCACGAAGGAGATAGTGCACCAGAAAAATGTCCTCAATGTAATGCACCAGCTAGTAAATTTGTAGAACAAACAGATACAGAAATGACTTGGGCAGATGAACATAGAATTGGTGTTGCTAAAGATGTTGATCCTGAGATTCTAGAAGGACTTAAAATGAATTTTACAGGAGAATGTACTGAAGTTGGTATGTACCTTGCAATGGCAAGACAAGCAGATAGAGAAGGTTATCCTGAAGTTGCTGAAGCTTACAAACGTATTGCTTGGGAAGAAGCAGAACATGCTGCTAAGTTTGCTGAATTATTAGGTGAAGTTGTAACTGATGATACTAAAACTAACCTTAAAATGAGAGTTGACGCTGAGCATGGCGCTTGTGCTGGTAAGAAAGAAATAGCTACAAAAGCTAAAAAATTAGGTTATGATGCTATTCATGATACAGTTCATGAAATGTGTAAAGACGAAGCTAGACATGGTATGGCATTTAAAGGATTACTCAATAGATATTTTGGATAA